The proteins below are encoded in one region of Ferruginibacter lapsinanis:
- a CDS encoding CcoQ/FixQ family Cbb3-type cytochrome c oxidase assembly chaperone: MFKFIKQYTETMNGAAIYPMISLFIFFLFFVVLLVLVKKMKKERVAELSNIPFDKEELTDSTL; encoded by the coding sequence ATGTTCAAATTCATTAAACAATACACCGAAACAATGAATGGCGCAGCCATTTATCCAATGATATCTCTATTTATATTCTTCCTGTTTTTTGTGGTATTACTGGTACTTGTAAAAAAAATGAAAAAAGAAAGAGTAGCTGAGCTATCTAATATTCCATTTGATAAAGAAGAATTAACCGACTCAACCTTATAA
- a CDS encoding IS3 family transposase (programmed frameshift): protein MEKKQKQSTENFIKDIRRRTRRLFTSEQKILIVMEALRGESSTAEICRKHGINQALFYKWNKEFMEAGKKRLNGDTTREATSDEVTELRKENQRLKEMVADLMLRYDIVKKSNHLGVSEKYQRRMRLSVAEKEEIIQLVERSELGVNRTLVQLGINKSTFYNWYKAYLDKGANGLESKRATRQRWNTIPQSEKNLVVEIALEYAELSPRELSCKLSDVKGIFISESSVYRILKAKGLITSPSHILLAAGNEFSQKTCFVHEMWQTDFTYFKILGWGWYYLSTVLDDYSRFIVHWELCKTMKTEDVQRTVNRALEASELPNEFRPKLLSDNGACYIASELKIFLQNKKMKLLHGRPNHPQTQGKIERYHRSMKNVVKLDNYYCPEELEASLTAFVHYYNHERYHESLGNVTPADVYYGRQEEIFKYRQRIKMLTLQRRRQNYLRQKIAS, encoded by the exons ATGGAAAAGAAACAAAAACAGTCCACAGAAAACTTCATTAAAGACATCCGTCGCAGGACTAGGCGATTGTTCACCTCCGAACAAAAGATCCTTATAGTTATGGAAGCACTACGAGGTGAAAGCTCTACCGCAGAGATATGTCGTAAACATGGGATTAACCAGGCATTGTTTTACAAATGGAATAAAGAGTTCATGGAAGCAGGTAAGAAACGCCTTAATGGTGATACTACTCGTGAAGCTACTAGTGACGAAGTAACTGAACTACGTAAAGAGAATCAAAGGTTAAAAGAAATGGTAGCTGATCTGATGCTCCGCTATGACATTGTAAAAAAAAGC AACCATCTTGGAGTAAGCGAAAAATATCAACGTCGTATGAGATTATCAGTAGCAGAAAAGGAGGAAATCATTCAATTGGTTGAACGTTCAGAACTGGGAGTAAACAGAACTTTGGTACAGTTGGGGATCAACAAGAGTACGTTTTACAATTGGTACAAAGCTTATTTGGATAAGGGTGCTAATGGCCTTGAATCAAAACGTGCTACCCGGCAACGCTGGAATACGATACCACAGTCTGAAAAGAATCTTGTAGTGGAGATTGCGCTGGAATATGCCGAGTTATCACCCAGAGAATTATCCTGTAAACTCAGTGATGTAAAAGGAATATTCATATCAGAATCCAGCGTGTACCGGATTTTGAAGGCCAAAGGGTTAATCACCAGCCCTTCACATATTTTGTTAGCAGCAGGAAATGAATTTAGTCAAAAGACCTGCTTTGTTCATGAAATGTGGCAAACAGATTTTACTTACTTCAAGATATTGGGATGGGGATGGTATTATCTGAGTACAGTACTGGATGATTACAGCCGTTTTATTGTTCATTGGGAACTCTGTAAGACAATGAAAACAGAGGATGTACAACGAACAGTTAATAGAGCCCTGGAGGCTTCAGAGTTGCCAAATGAGTTCAGGCCAAAGTTATTATCGGACAATGGAGCTTGCTATATCGCATCAGAACTCAAAATCTTTTTACAAAACAAGAAAATGAAACTTTTACATGGCAGGCCCAATCATCCGCAAACACAAGGGAAAATTGAACGTTATCATCGGTCAATGAAAAACGTTGTTAAGTTGGATAATTACTACTGCCCTGAAGAACTGGAAGCATCATTAACGGCTTTTGTACACTACTATAATCATGAACGCTATCATGAGTCTCTTGGGAATGTCACACCGGCAGATGTTTATTACGGAAGGCAAGAAGAGATTTTTAAATACAGGCAAAGAATAAAAATGCTAACGCTTCAAAGAAGAAGGCAAAATTATTTAAGACAAAAAATAGCATCTTAA
- a CDS encoding tetratricopeptide repeat protein produces the protein MNLRKVLFVIAILSSNMIIAQTPKKIASPAAKANQHLKVFDQTIQSGDVASAILALNYYIAEQGSNTTYADTLAMLYLQQGAFPQCYYWADKRLTAKPDDNGLMEMKGICLDKLNQPKEAIDIFEKLFKKTQSPFHGYKLLELQYSIKRLSECLATAEATEKLQFKPEYTMTYSVGQQMGRTYLQSSIYNIHGLVLYDLDKKTEAKAYFEKALALDSSFALAKQNLEAIRTLEAATSNKVVPNTNAPIAPPADNKRN, from the coding sequence GTGAACCTAAGAAAAGTACTTTTTGTTATTGCAATACTATCAAGCAATATGATCATTGCTCAAACACCCAAAAAAATTGCGTCCCCTGCTGCAAAAGCCAATCAACACCTGAAAGTATTTGACCAAACCATACAAAGCGGCGATGTAGCCAGCGCTATACTTGCATTAAATTATTATATCGCCGAACAAGGCAGCAATACTACCTATGCAGATACACTGGCCATGTTATACTTACAACAAGGAGCCTTTCCGCAATGTTATTACTGGGCCGATAAAAGATTAACCGCTAAGCCCGATGATAACGGACTGATGGAAATGAAAGGGATCTGTTTAGATAAACTGAACCAACCTAAAGAAGCCATCGACATCTTTGAAAAATTATTCAAGAAAACACAAAGTCCTTTTCACGGATATAAATTACTTGAATTGCAATACAGCATCAAACGCTTATCCGAATGTTTAGCTACTGCAGAAGCTACAGAAAAGCTGCAGTTCAAACCTGAGTACACCATGACCTACAGTGTAGGACAACAAATGGGAAGAACCTATCTGCAATCAAGCATCTACAATATTCACGGATTGGTGTTATATGATCTTGATAAAAAAACAGAAGCAAAAGCTTATTTTGAAAAAGCATTGGCTTTAGACAGCAGCTTTGCATTGGCAAAACAAAATCTTGAAGCCATCAGAACTTTAGAAGCAGCAACAAGCAACAAAGTGGTGCCTAATACCAATGCACCCATAGCGCCACCTGCAGATAACAAACGTAATTAA
- a CDS encoding LOG family protein translates to MTKEEIKFLEGPQSRWQEFKFTVNVVLEFIKGFRTLHFTGPCVTIFGSARFKEDHPYYKKTQELSARIAQLGFTIMTGGGPGIMEAANKGAREIGGRSVGCNIVLPHEQKPNPYLDKWVNIRYFFVRKTLLIKYSYAFVVMPGGFGTLDEYFEALTLIQCKKISEFPIVIFDTEFHKDLIEHINFIKSKQTISETDTNLFLVTDSIDEAVAYIQKNTIVKFDLKHETPYRPYRPFKWLFEKG, encoded by the coding sequence ATGACAAAAGAAGAAATAAAATTTTTAGAGGGTCCGCAAAGCCGCTGGCAGGAATTTAAATTCACTGTGAATGTGGTGCTGGAGTTTATTAAAGGTTTCAGAACATTACATTTTACCGGGCCTTGTGTAACTATATTTGGCTCTGCCCGTTTTAAAGAAGATCATCCTTATTATAAAAAAACTCAAGAGCTTTCTGCACGGATCGCTCAATTAGGATTTACCATCATGACCGGCGGCGGACCCGGTATTATGGAAGCAGCCAATAAAGGTGCCAGGGAGATCGGCGGCAGAAGCGTTGGCTGCAATATTGTACTACCGCACGAACAAAAACCCAATCCGTATTTAGATAAATGGGTAAATATCCGGTACTTTTTTGTCCGTAAAACATTACTGATAAAATATTCTTACGCTTTTGTGGTAATGCCCGGCGGGTTCGGCACACTGGATGAATACTTTGAGGCACTTACGCTGATACAGTGTAAAAAAATAAGCGAATTCCCTATTGTTATCTTCGATACCGAGTTTCATAAAGACCTGATCGAACACATCAATTTTATAAAAAGCAAGCAAACCATTTCCGAAACTGATACCAATTTATTCCTGGTAACAGATTCTATCGATGAAGCAGTGGCCTATATCCAAAAAAATACCATCGTTAAATTCGACCTGAAACACGAAACACCTTACCGCCCCTACCGTCCATTCAAATGGCTGTTCGAAAAGGGATAA
- the ccoS gene encoding cbb3-type cytochrome oxidase assembly protein CcoS: MSALFILIGISIVVAGSFLAAFLWSVRNGQFDDDYTPSVRMLFDDDLKNNNTENLTQTK, encoded by the coding sequence GTGAGCGCATTATTCATTTTGATCGGAATCAGCATAGTAGTAGCGGGGAGCTTCCTGGCAGCCTTTTTATGGAGTGTACGAAACGGGCAATTTGACGATGACTATACCCCATCCGTTAGAATGCTGTTTGACGATGATCTTAAAAACAACAACACCGAAAATTTAACTCAAACCAAATAG
- a CDS encoding Kelch repeat-containing protein, whose amino-acid sequence MKNIIAIAFLLFSIAAKSQQVGINNTSPDASAVLDIKSSSQGILIPRLEKNEREKIEKPANGLMVYQSGPDSTGFYYFQDSWHYINYDSLLPPSSIVLSKTYPNQSLQNNNFKYGGQINIPNATLTELMAVASNVWSPIDTTVANYPSSSYADLKSVWADSVYFIAGGYTAANAGIPFYKYNPTTGAWTMANNSTIMPSGANCVRVGNKWIFWGGISGLSVPYGNAFPAYIFDLNTLGLTQSAAINDTARRFPTATNVGNNIYFWGGMSILNSSYIFGTGYKYDVVNNTWTAMAVSGAPSPRYFAGTVAAGTDVVLWGGYNPSGGILKTGGVYHTGTNTWTAMTTTNAPATGSVEPAMAYYNGNVYIISGSETKRFDPIGNTWTTLSPPPYSYYGQKFAYDGNGKIYVWGGARYFYAGAPVNTGYVYNLATDTYTTISTANAPIARAGHTMCYGNNGFMVWGGSTSTGFNPTAAECLRTGANFYLNAQNVFVTQPLAPLYMYEKK is encoded by the coding sequence ATGAAAAATATAATCGCAATCGCTTTTTTACTTTTTAGTATAGCAGCAAAGTCTCAGCAGGTAGGTATTAATAATACTTCGCCGGATGCTTCGGCAGTGTTGGATATTAAAAGTTCGAGCCAGGGTATACTGATACCCCGGTTAGAAAAGAACGAGCGTGAAAAGATAGAAAAACCTGCCAACGGTTTAATGGTATATCAATCGGGGCCGGATAGTACGGGGTTTTATTATTTTCAAGATAGCTGGCACTATATCAATTATGATAGCCTATTGCCACCAAGTAGTATTGTATTGTCTAAAACTTATCCCAACCAGAGTCTGCAAAACAACAATTTTAAATACGGCGGACAAATAAATATTCCCAATGCCACACTTACTGAATTGATGGCGGTAGCTTCCAACGTGTGGAGCCCCATCGATACTACTGTTGCCAACTATCCCTCCAGCAGCTACGCAGATCTGAAAAGCGTTTGGGCAGACAGTGTGTATTTTATAGCAGGCGGATATACTGCTGCAAATGCAGGTATTCCATTTTATAAATACAACCCCACTACCGGCGCCTGGACAATGGCGAATAATAGCACCATAATGCCTTCGGGTGCTAATTGCGTAAGGGTGGGTAACAAATGGATCTTTTGGGGTGGAATTTCCGGTTTAAGTGTTCCGTACGGAAATGCTTTTCCTGCTTATATATTCGACCTCAATACTTTGGGCTTAACACAAAGTGCTGCTATTAATGATACTGCCAGGCGTTTTCCCACTGCAACCAATGTTGGTAACAACATATATTTCTGGGGCGGTATGAGTATTCTCAATTCGAGCTACATTTTTGGCACGGGTTATAAGTATGATGTAGTGAACAACACATGGACGGCCATGGCTGTTTCGGGTGCACCGTCGCCACGATACTTTGCAGGTACCGTAGCTGCCGGCACAGATGTGGTACTATGGGGTGGCTATAATCCATCGGGTGGTATTTTAAAAACAGGTGGTGTTTACCATACGGGCACCAATACCTGGACGGCAATGACTACTACCAATGCACCTGCCACGGGTTCGGTAGAACCGGCCATGGCGTATTATAACGGTAATGTGTATATCATTAGCGGTAGTGAAACAAAACGGTTTGATCCGATCGGCAATACATGGACAACGCTGTCGCCGCCGCCATATTCTTATTATGGTCAAAAGTTTGCGTACGACGGCAACGGGAAAATATATGTATGGGGAGGAGCCCGATACTTTTATGCCGGTGCGCCGGTTAATACGGGTTATGTATATAATTTAGCTACTGATACCTACACTACTATATCAACTGCAAATGCACCTATTGCAAGGGCCGGTCATACCATGTGTTATGGCAATAATGGTTTTATGGTTTGGGGTGGCAGTACCTCTACTGGGTTTAATCCTACAGCCGCAGAGTGCTTAAGAACTGGCGCAAACTTTTATCTAAATGCTCAGAATGTTTTTGTAACACAACCATTGGCGCCGCTTTATATGTATGAGAAAAAATAG
- a CDS encoding heavy metal translocating P-type ATPase: MAPPCYHCGENCNEVIVAEEKNFCCEGCKQVYLLLNENNLCNYYNLDKNPGIKAKGKFISERFAYLDDIATQQKLIQFSSDTQTNVTFQLPQMHCSSCIFLLENLHRIEPGITKSQTNFQRKEVFIIFNPQLISLRKVVELLAFIGYEPYISLKDTTEKRSGTFNKKRIYKIGVAGFCFSNIMMLSFPEYFSAGHIEQKGLKETFTWLIFFLSTPVLFFAASDFFVSAWKGLRQKTLNIDAPIALAIVVTFFRSYYEIITGTGAGYLDSGCGIVFFMLVGRWFQDKTYDSLSFDRDYRSYFPLGVTVIENDVEKNIPVTQLQKNSRIIIRNEEMIPADAVLMKGNANVDYSFVSGENTPVQKNKGELIYAGGKQLGTAIELEIVSDVSQSYITQLWNNDIFTHKKNADKSFIHPWSKYFTIVLFSIALTASVYWLMVDSTKLFPALSAVLIVACPCSLLLSATFTYGNMLRIFGKNKLYLKNSSVIEMMAKINTIVFDKTGTITQNKAAAVSYEGTPLSLAELTAIKEITRQSSHPLSKNIAGSLTAIPDRQVSVRSFKEYSGKGVEALVDNIAVKIGSSAFISENSQALISHDTGTHVHVMLNDVHMGSYTIGNQYRNGLGDLVKDLRSDHYRLCVLSGDNDTEKNTLSKIFGKNTDIQFYQSPQQKLEYISSLQKDNTKVLMLGDGLNDAGALMQSDVGIAVSDNNARFSPACDAIITGENVHLLGRFLSYARSGKHIVTASFILSILYNIVGISFAVQAKLSPMIAAILMPASSISIVLLVSILTSLIANKKGL, from the coding sequence ATAGCTCCCCCCTGTTACCATTGCGGCGAAAACTGCAATGAAGTAATTGTAGCAGAAGAAAAGAACTTCTGCTGTGAAGGATGCAAACAGGTATATCTGTTATTGAATGAAAACAACCTTTGCAACTATTATAACCTGGATAAAAACCCGGGCATCAAAGCAAAAGGGAAATTCATTTCGGAGCGCTTTGCTTACCTGGATGATATTGCCACCCAGCAAAAACTAATACAATTCAGCAGCGATACACAAACCAATGTTACTTTTCAGCTGCCGCAAATGCATTGCTCCTCCTGCATCTTCCTGCTGGAGAATTTGCACCGGATAGAACCGGGCATCACCAAATCACAAACTAATTTTCAGCGCAAAGAAGTGTTCATCATCTTTAATCCGCAACTGATATCTCTCAGAAAGGTGGTGGAATTGCTGGCTTTTATTGGGTATGAACCCTATATCAGTTTAAAAGATACCACAGAAAAAAGATCGGGCACATTCAATAAGAAAAGGATCTATAAGATAGGTGTGGCAGGCTTTTGCTTTTCCAATATTATGATGCTGAGCTTTCCTGAATATTTTTCTGCCGGACATATAGAGCAGAAAGGATTGAAGGAAACATTTACCTGGCTGATCTTCTTTTTATCTACACCGGTATTGTTTTTTGCCGCATCCGATTTTTTTGTTTCTGCATGGAAAGGGCTTCGGCAAAAGACATTGAATATAGATGCGCCTATTGCACTGGCAATAGTGGTTACTTTTTTCAGAAGCTATTATGAGATCATAACGGGTACGGGTGCAGGCTATTTAGATTCTGGCTGCGGCATTGTGTTCTTTATGCTGGTGGGCAGATGGTTCCAGGATAAGACCTATGATTCATTGTCGTTCGACAGAGATTACCGTTCGTATTTTCCTTTGGGGGTAACGGTGATCGAAAACGATGTGGAGAAAAATATTCCTGTTACACAATTACAAAAAAACAGTCGGATCATTATTCGCAATGAAGAGATGATACCCGCCGATGCAGTATTGATGAAAGGCAATGCCAATGTAGATTACAGCTTTGTGAGCGGTGAGAATACGCCTGTTCAAAAAAACAAAGGAGAGCTGATCTATGCCGGTGGTAAACAATTGGGTACGGCCATCGAACTGGAAATTGTAAGTGATGTATCGCAGAGCTATATTACCCAACTCTGGAACAATGATATTTTTACCCATAAAAAAAATGCGGATAAATCTTTCATTCATCCCTGGAGCAAATATTTCACTATAGTACTTTTCAGTATTGCACTCACCGCCTCTGTGTATTGGCTGATGGTAGACAGCACCAAATTATTTCCGGCACTGAGTGCTGTACTGATCGTGGCCTGTCCTTGTTCGCTATTGCTGTCTGCCACCTTTACCTACGGCAATATGCTTCGCATTTTTGGCAAAAATAAATTGTACCTGAAAAATTCATCGGTGATTGAAATGATGGCCAAAATAAATACGATCGTCTTTGATAAAACAGGTACCATCACCCAAAACAAAGCGGCCGCAGTAAGTTACGAGGGCACGCCGCTTTCCCTTGCCGAACTAACGGCCATAAAAGAGATCACCAGGCAATCATCTCACCCTTTAAGCAAAAACATTGCAGGTTCATTAACCGCTATTCCTGACAGACAGGTATCTGTACGATCTTTTAAAGAATACAGCGGCAAAGGTGTAGAAGCATTGGTAGACAATATTGCTGTTAAGATCGGGTCATCGGCCTTTATCAGTGAAAACAGCCAGGCGCTTATCAGTCATGATACGGGTACGCATGTACATGTAATGCTGAATGATGTGCATATGGGCAGCTATACCATCGGTAATCAATACAGGAACGGGTTGGGGGATCTGGTCAAAGACCTCCGCTCCGATCACTACCGCCTGTGTGTGCTATCGGGTGATAATGACACCGAAAAGAATACACTTTCTAAGATATTCGGAAAAAATACAGATATCCAGTTCTACCAATCTCCACAACAAAAACTGGAGTATATCTCTTCCTTACAAAAAGACAATACCAAAGTGCTTATGCTTGGCGATGGCCTGAATGATGCCGGGGCATTGATGCAAAGTGATGTGGGTATAGCGGTGAGCGACAATAATGCCCGTTTTTCCCCTGCCTGCGATGCCATCATCACCGGCGAAAATGTGCATTTGTTGGGAAGATTCCTATCCTATGCCAGATCGGGCAAGCACATTGTGACTGCCAGTTTTATCTTATCCATCCTCTACAATATTGTGGGAATAAGCTTTGCCGTACAGGCCAAACTGTCTCCTATGATAGCGGCTATTTTAATGCCTGCCAGCAGTATAAGTATTGTACTACTTGTAAGCATACTTACTTCATTGATTGCCAATAAGAAAGGGTTATAA
- the ccoN gene encoding cytochrome-c oxidase, cbb3-type subunit I: MQVEKFYYDNKTVRNFAYATVIWGAVGMLAGLWVALQLVFPALNITQYGSFGRLRPLHTNAVIFAFVGNGIFMGVYYSLQRLCKARMYSDVLSNIHFWGWQLIIVAAAITLPLGLSNGAEYAELIWPIDLAITLIWVVFGWNMFATIIKRREKHLYVAIWFYIATFVTVAVLHIVRSGELPYTWLRSYSWYSGVQDALVQWWYGHNAVAFFLTTPYLGLMYYFMPKAANRPVYSYRLSIIHFWALIFLYIWAGPHHLLYTALPNWAQSLGIVFSFMLIFPSWGGMINGLLTLRGAWDRVRDDVILKFMVVAVTAYGMATFEGPMLSLKSVSAISHYTDWIIAHVHVGALGWNGMLTFGVLYWLLPRIFNTTLYSKKIANIHFWLGTLGILFYAVPMYWAGFTQSSMWKQFTEGGQLKYTFLETVTYMKPFYAMRSLGGTLYLVGVFFMIYNLYKTVKSGKLVANEEAEAAPLAKEYVAHKGEHWHRWIERKPVQLMVLSLVVILIGGIIELVPTFMVKSNVPTISSVKPYTPLELQGRDIYVREGCYVCHSQMIRPFRSETERYGEYSKAGEFVYDHPFQWGSKRTGPDLAREGVGNLKKSDGWHFRHFREPSSMSEGSIMPNYAFMLEQNLDTTLTAAKINAMTTLGVPYEKNYSKQANADLMIQAQGIADNLKNDSIRIAPNKEVIALIAYIQRLGKDITNSTTPTQNK, translated from the coding sequence ATGCAGGTAGAAAAATTTTATTATGACAACAAAACTGTAAGAAACTTTGCTTACGCAACCGTTATCTGGGGAGCCGTAGGTATGCTGGCCGGATTATGGGTAGCATTACAACTGGTTTTCCCTGCACTTAACATTACGCAGTATGGCTCTTTCGGAAGACTCCGTCCGCTGCATACCAATGCGGTGATCTTTGCCTTTGTGGGCAATGGTATCTTCATGGGGGTCTACTATTCTTTGCAGCGTTTATGTAAAGCAAGAATGTACAGTGATGTATTAAGCAACATCCACTTCTGGGGCTGGCAACTGATCATTGTAGCTGCAGCTATTACGCTACCGCTTGGGTTGAGTAATGGTGCTGAATACGCTGAACTGATCTGGCCGATCGATCTGGCTATCACCCTTATCTGGGTAGTATTTGGCTGGAACATGTTTGCTACGATCATTAAGAGAAGAGAAAAACATTTGTACGTTGCTATCTGGTTTTACATAGCAACTTTTGTAACAGTGGCAGTATTGCACATTGTGCGTTCAGGCGAATTACCTTATACCTGGCTAAGAAGTTATAGCTGGTATTCAGGTGTGCAGGATGCATTGGTGCAATGGTGGTACGGACATAATGCGGTGGCATTTTTCTTAACCACTCCGTACTTAGGATTGATGTATTACTTTATGCCTAAAGCTGCTAACAGACCGGTGTATTCATACCGATTATCGATCATCCATTTTTGGGCATTGATATTCTTATACATCTGGGCAGGCCCTCACCATTTATTGTACACCGCTTTACCTAACTGGGCTCAATCACTGGGTATCGTATTTTCATTCATGTTGATATTCCCAAGCTGGGGAGGTATGATCAACGGATTGCTGACACTTCGTGGTGCATGGGACAGGGTTAGAGATGATGTTATTTTAAAATTCATGGTGGTGGCTGTTACCGCTTATGGTATGGCCACTTTTGAAGGTCCAATGTTATCCCTGAAAAGTGTAAGTGCTATTTCGCATTACACCGACTGGATCATTGCACACGTTCACGTAGGTGCATTGGGTTGGAATGGTATGCTGACATTTGGTGTACTATACTGGTTATTACCAAGAATTTTTAACACTACACTTTACTCTAAAAAAATTGCCAACATACATTTCTGGTTAGGAACATTGGGTATCCTTTTCTATGCAGTACCTATGTATTGGGCAGGCTTTACACAAAGCTCAATGTGGAAACAATTTACAGAAGGTGGCCAGTTAAAATATACATTCTTAGAAACGGTTACTTACATGAAACCTTTTTACGCAATGCGTTCATTGGGTGGCACCTTATACCTGGTAGGCGTATTCTTCATGATATACAATTTATACAAAACTGTTAAGTCCGGTAAATTAGTAGCCAACGAAGAAGCAGAAGCTGCACCGCTTGCAAAAGAATATGTTGCACATAAAGGCGAACACTGGCACAGATGGATCGAAAGAAAACCAGTACAATTAATGGTGCTGAGTTTAGTGGTTATTTTGATCGGTGGTATCATAGAATTGGTTCCCACTTTTATGGTCAAATCAAATGTACCAACCATCAGCAGCGTTAAACCTTACACTCCGCTTGAATTACAAGGCCGTGATATCTATGTAAGAGAAGGCTGTTATGTATGTCACTCACAAATGATCCGTCCGTTCAGAAGCGAAACAGAACGCTATGGTGAATATTCTAAAGCAGGTGAATTTGTGTACGATCATCCTTTCCAATGGGGTAGCAAACGTACCGGGCCGGATCTGGCAAGAGAAGGTGTGGGCAACCTGAAAAAATCAGATGGCTGGCATTTCCGTCACTTCCGTGAACCATCATCTATGAGTGAAGGATCGATCATGCCGAATTATGCATTTATGCTGGAACAGAATTTAGATACTACGCTTACAGCAGCTAAAATAAATGCCATGACCACGCTGGGTGTTCCTTACGAAAAAAATTACAGCAAACAGGCCAATGCAGATCTGATGATACAGGCGCAGGGCATTGCTGATAATCTAAAAAATGACAGTATCAGAATTGCGCCTAACAAAGAAGTGATCGCATTGATCGCCTATATACAACGTTTAGGAAAAGATATTACTAACAGTACAACACCAACTCAAAATAAATAG
- a CDS encoding YgaP family membrane protein, producing MQYNVGKLDRAIRLLLAIIIATVGVYLESWWALAAIVPLLTGLFSFCPLYKILGLNTCEPKGA from the coding sequence ATGCAATATAATGTTGGAAAACTAGATAGAGCGATAAGGCTATTGCTTGCTATAATAATAGCCACGGTAGGAGTTTACCTTGAAAGCTGGTGGGCACTGGCGGCCATAGTGCCGCTGCTTACAGGATTATTTTCATTCTGTCCGTTATACAAGATCCTGGGATTGAACACTTGTGAACCTAAAGGAGCATAA
- a CDS encoding DUF6261 family protein, whose translation MINSIELYKLRNGEYSQFLQDVIEIVNKNDPADLQVQPQLTTLIAVALEIESLFKIPLGSALTQELENFDLLRDNALKGILAIVRGNMYSQDPVIKNHATILDTHLALFGKNIAEDSYQSETNSIRNIIADWNQKPELTAAITALDLQSWKASLETANNNFSDRYLARAIEVGTDTTENFEVKRVEANQAYYTLRDNINARYIINDGNDPYKKVVSSINGLITYYNDLLARRLGGNNDNTGPDAPEQAE comes from the coding sequence ATGATCAATAGTATAGAACTCTATAAACTCCGCAACGGTGAATATTCACAATTCCTACAGGATGTTATCGAAATCGTCAACAAAAATGACCCTGCCGATCTGCAGGTTCAGCCACAATTAACTACATTAATAGCTGTAGCACTGGAAATAGAATCGCTCTTTAAAATACCCCTCGGCAGCGCTCTTACACAAGAGCTGGAAAATTTTGATCTGCTACGTGATAATGCTTTAAAGGGTATCCTTGCAATTGTACGTGGTAATATGTACAGCCAAGACCCCGTTATAAAAAACCATGCTACCATTTTAGATACACACCTGGCTCTCTTTGGTAAAAACATCGCCGAAGATAGTTACCAAAGCGAAACAAACTCCATCCGCAACATCATTGCCGACTGGAATCAAAAGCCGGAACTAACGGCAGCCATAACCGCACTCGATCTGCAAAGCTGGAAAGCATCATTAGAAACAGCCAATAATAATTTTTCAGATAGATACCTGGCCCGTGCTATTGAAGTCGGTACTGATACTACTGAAAATTTCGAGGTAAAACGTGTTGAAGCAAACCAGGCTTACTATACACTAAGAGACAATATCAATGCCCGTTATATTATTAATGATGGCAACGATCCTTATAAAAAAGTGGTATCGTCTATCAACGGCCTTATCACTTATTATAACGACCTGCTGGCACGCAGGCTTGGTGGCAATAATGATAATACCGGGCCGGATGCCCCTGAACAGGCAGAATAA